In one window of Streptomyces sp. FXJ1.172 DNA:
- a CDS encoding TetR/AcrR family transcriptional regulator: MVRAGLSTERLVRAGAELADEVGFEQVTVSALARRFDVKAASLYSHLKSSQDLKTRIALLALEELADRAAEALAGRAGKDALTAFADVYRDYARAHPGRFAATRHPLDAAAAAASAGGRHAQMTRAILRGYDLSEPDETHAVRLLGSVFHGYVSLETAGGFSHSAPDSQESWTRILDALDSLLRNWPTP, encoded by the coding sequence ATGGTTCGCGCAGGTCTGAGCACCGAGCGCCTGGTCCGGGCCGGCGCCGAGCTGGCCGACGAGGTCGGCTTCGAGCAGGTCACCGTGTCCGCGCTGGCCCGGCGGTTCGACGTCAAGGCCGCGAGCCTGTACTCGCATCTGAAGAGTTCCCAGGACCTCAAGACCCGCATCGCGCTGCTCGCCCTGGAGGAGCTGGCCGACCGCGCCGCCGAGGCACTCGCCGGCCGGGCCGGCAAGGACGCCCTGACCGCGTTCGCCGACGTGTACCGCGACTACGCCCGCGCCCACCCCGGCCGCTTCGCGGCGACCCGCCACCCGCTCGACGCCGCAGCGGCGGCAGCGAGCGCGGGCGGCCGGCACGCGCAGATGACCCGGGCGATCCTGCGCGGCTACGACCTGAGCGAGCCCGACGAGACCCATGCGGTCCGTCTGCTCGGCAGCGTCTTCCACGGCTACGTCAGCCTGGAGACGGCCGGCGGATTCAGTCACAGCGCCCCCGACTCGCAGGAGTCCTGGACGCGCATCCTCGACGCCCTCGACTCGCTGCTGCGCAACTGGCCCACTCCCTGA
- a CDS encoding class F sortase, which translates to MAADSSSPNSGDTQPGEHSSGRGGRLTLWIVAIVVLFVSVLGSHHRMGDAPQTSRAAGAGAGAGAGPGAGPGTGASTGTGTGTGAGAGAAATADPQREGPELPRSAPTRLLIPKIDVDAPFTTLAIGAGNRLQPPPADDTNLVGWYSKGVSPGEKGTAIIAGHVDTTTSAAVFANLDELKSGDEFTVRRADGRDADFVVDDAEKFAKDAFPDKRVYGNASRPEVRLITCAGPYDHEAKDYTDNLVVFAHLV; encoded by the coding sequence ATGGCAGCAGATTCCTCCTCCCCGAACTCCGGCGACACACAGCCGGGCGAGCACAGTTCCGGCCGCGGTGGGCGGCTGACCCTGTGGATCGTGGCGATCGTCGTCCTCTTCGTCAGCGTGCTCGGCAGCCACCACCGGATGGGCGATGCCCCGCAGACCTCCCGTGCCGCGGGTGCGGGTGCGGGCGCCGGCGCCGGCCCAGGCGCTGGGCCGGGTACCGGCGCGAGCACCGGTACCGGCACCGGCACGGGCGCAGGCGCGGGCGCCGCAGCGACGGCCGACCCGCAGCGGGAAGGCCCGGAGCTGCCCCGGTCCGCACCGACCCGCCTGCTCATCCCGAAGATCGACGTGGACGCTCCCTTCACCACCCTGGCCATCGGCGCCGGGAACCGGCTGCAGCCCCCGCCGGCCGACGACACCAACCTCGTCGGCTGGTACTCCAAGGGCGTCTCGCCCGGCGAGAAGGGCACCGCGATCATTGCCGGGCACGTCGACACCACGACCTCCGCGGCCGTCTTCGCCAATCTCGACGAGTTGAAGAGCGGCGACGAGTTCACCGTGCGGCGCGCCGACGGACGCGACGCGGACTTCGTCGTGGACGACGCCGAGAAATTCGCCAAGGACGCCTTCCCCGACAAGCGCGTGTACGGCAACGCGTCACGTCCCGAGGTCCGGCTGATCACCTGCGCGGGGCCGTACGACCACGAGGCGAAGGACTACACCGACAACCTGGTGGTCTTCGCCCACCTTGTATGA
- a CDS encoding winged helix-turn-helix transcriptional regulator — protein sequence MTRSRAQDPDVCGVTAAIAVIDGKWKTSLLWLLESGPHRPAALRRRLPGLSEKVLTQALREMEEDGLVHREVHDVLPPKTVYSLTDFGRDLSEALGPVSDWGHRRLVRLRERERPAAR from the coding sequence ATGACACGCAGCCGCGCCCAGGACCCGGACGTCTGCGGGGTGACCGCCGCGATCGCTGTGATCGACGGCAAGTGGAAGACATCCCTGCTGTGGCTGCTGGAGTCCGGACCGCACCGGCCCGCCGCCCTGCGGCGCCGGCTGCCGGGGCTGAGCGAGAAGGTGCTGACGCAGGCGCTGCGCGAGATGGAGGAGGACGGCCTGGTGCACCGGGAGGTGCACGACGTGCTGCCGCCGAAGACCGTCTACTCGCTGACCGATTTCGGCCGTGACCTGTCCGAGGCCCTGGGCCCCGTCTCGGACTGGGGACACCGCCGCCTGGTCCGGCTCCGCGAACGCGAGCGACCGGCGGCCCGCTGA
- a CDS encoding LysR family transcriptional regulator, with amino-acid sequence MELELRHLRVLCAIADAGSVGRAATQLGYSQPAVSTQLRRIERHLGEPLFERGTSGVRPTPYGAEVVAQARDVLARADAIGHRTLAARPRRTLRVAATNSPMLSGTVSRVRTRLPDVNLAVTSVYASSRIVELLEEGGADAAIAADYPGMELRHSDAVKHRGIVTEPTFVALPARHRLRQCAQVQLADLAEDAWFVTPDDGAGWPGVFYEACAAAGFTPVTVHEFLGDQGQLQSMIADGLGVSLVQPTLRPIPHVVVKPLVGSPLWCRYVLVWRPDTVDDEVLEALSQSAMAAYRDLVAQAPHLRAWASRTWSVTGA; translated from the coding sequence ATGGAGCTGGAGCTGCGGCATCTGCGGGTGCTGTGCGCGATCGCCGACGCCGGCAGTGTGGGGCGGGCGGCGACACAGCTCGGCTACTCGCAGCCCGCCGTGAGCACCCAGCTGCGCCGCATCGAGCGCCACCTCGGCGAGCCGCTCTTCGAACGCGGAACGAGCGGAGTACGTCCCACCCCCTACGGCGCCGAGGTGGTCGCCCAGGCCCGGGACGTGCTGGCCCGCGCCGACGCCATAGGCCACCGCACCTTGGCCGCACGGCCGCGCCGTACCCTGCGCGTGGCCGCGACCAACTCGCCCATGCTGTCCGGCACCGTCTCCCGCGTCCGTACCCGGCTGCCGGACGTGAACCTCGCGGTCACCAGCGTCTACGCGTCCTCACGGATCGTGGAGCTGCTGGAGGAGGGCGGGGCGGACGCCGCGATCGCCGCCGACTACCCGGGGATGGAGCTGCGCCACTCGGACGCCGTGAAGCACCGCGGGATCGTCACCGAGCCGACGTTCGTCGCCCTGCCCGCCCGGCACCGGCTGCGGCAGTGCGCCCAGGTGCAGCTGGCGGACCTGGCCGAGGACGCGTGGTTCGTGACCCCGGACGACGGTGCCGGCTGGCCCGGGGTGTTCTACGAGGCCTGCGCGGCGGCCGGGTTCACCCCGGTCACGGTCCACGAGTTCCTCGGCGACCAGGGCCAGCTGCAGAGCATGATCGCCGACGGCCTCGGGGTGTCCCTGGTGCAGCCGACGCTGCGGCCGATCCCGCACGTCGTGGTCAAGCCGCTGGTCGGCTCGCCGCTGTGGTGCCGTTACGTGCTGGTCTGGCGGCCCGACACCGTCGACGACGAGGTGCTGGAGGCGCTGTCCCAGTCCGCCATGGCCGCGTACCGCGATCTCGTCGCCCAGGCACCGCACCTGCGGGCCTGGGCCTCGCGCACCTGGAGCGTCACCGGGGCGTAG
- a CDS encoding alpha-L-arabinofuranosidase C-terminal domain-containing protein, with amino-acid sequence MRAEYFADLARQYATYCRDHGDNKLYRIASGASDDDYKWTETLMRQIGCFGCEATARTYYQALSVHYYTLAGPWEAKGSATDFDTSDYYRTMVSARRVDRILTGHSTVMDCYDPGRTVGLVLDEWGTWWDVEPGTNPGFLFQQNTLRDALVASTHFDIFHRHAARLVMANIAQTVNVLQAMVLTDGDALVLTPTYHVFEMNKGHQDATSLPVHLRVDGARRLVGDTELETVSVSASVKDGTVLVSLSNLDADRSAEVTLDLRGGRIGEARARILTADRLQAHNTPQTPEAVAPRAFDGDGVRVLDRGLGLTLPPHSFVTLRAPLTVEG; translated from the coding sequence ATGCGCGCCGAGTACTTCGCGGACCTGGCCCGCCAGTACGCCACGTACTGCCGCGACCACGGCGACAACAAGCTGTACCGGATCGCCTCAGGCGCCTCCGACGACGACTACAAGTGGACCGAGACGCTGATGCGGCAGATCGGCTGCTTCGGCTGCGAGGCCACTGCGCGCACCTACTACCAGGCGCTCTCCGTGCACTACTACACGCTGGCGGGCCCCTGGGAGGCCAAGGGCAGCGCCACGGACTTCGACACGAGCGACTACTACCGCACGATGGTCTCCGCCCGGCGCGTGGACCGGATCCTGACCGGTCACTCGACGGTCATGGACTGCTACGACCCGGGGCGCACCGTCGGCCTCGTGCTGGACGAGTGGGGCACCTGGTGGGACGTCGAGCCGGGCACGAACCCCGGCTTCCTCTTCCAGCAGAACACGCTGCGCGACGCGCTCGTGGCGAGCACCCACTTCGACATCTTCCACCGGCACGCCGCACGCCTGGTCATGGCCAACATCGCGCAGACCGTCAATGTGCTCCAGGCGATGGTGCTCACCGACGGGGACGCCTTGGTGCTGACCCCGACGTACCACGTCTTCGAGATGAACAAGGGCCACCAGGACGCCACTTCGCTCCCCGTTCATCTGCGTGTCGACGGTGCCCGGCGCCTCGTCGGGGACACCGAGCTGGAGACGGTGTCGGTCTCCGCCAGCGTCAAGGACGGGACGGTGCTGGTCTCGCTGAGCAACCTGGACGCCGACCGGAGCGCCGAGGTGACCCTGGACCTGCGCGGCGGCCGGATCGGCGAGGCCCGGGCACGGATCCTCACGGCGGACAGGCTCCAGGCACACAACACCCCGCAGACCCCCGAGGCAGTGGCCCCGCGCGCCTTCGACGGCGACGGGGTGCGGGTCCTGGACCGGGGACTGGGACTGACCCTGCCCCCGCACTCCTTCGTCACCCTCCGGGCACCGCTGACCGTGGAGGGCTGA
- a CDS encoding NAD(P)-dependent oxidoreductase, translated as MSVSPDLPAVTVLGLGPMGRSLAAAFLKAGLSTTVWNRTPGKDRELIARGAVGAGAAEEAVAASDVTVVCVVDYDAVDALVRAAPVSRVLKGRTLVNLTADTPARARDTAHWAAAHGIRYLDGAIMTPAPSIGTPEAVFLHSGPRSLYDEHRPVLEALGGTHTHLGEEIGRAATFDIALLDIFWTAMAGYAHAVAIARAEGVTAGELAPFAQGIGAILPPLFAGFARDADEGTYSGEINPITSAVSAMSHVVAVSESHGIDAAVMRAAEGMARRVVGLGHGTDGFIRVAEVLSRR; from the coding sequence ATGTCCGTGTCCCCGGATCTTCCTGCCGTCACCGTGCTCGGTCTCGGCCCCATGGGCCGCTCGCTGGCCGCCGCGTTCCTGAAGGCGGGGCTCAGTACGACGGTCTGGAACCGCACGCCGGGCAAGGACCGGGAGCTGATCGCGCGCGGCGCCGTAGGCGCGGGAGCGGCCGAGGAGGCCGTGGCCGCCTCCGACGTGACGGTGGTCTGCGTGGTGGACTACGACGCGGTCGACGCCCTGGTGCGGGCCGCACCCGTCTCCCGCGTGCTGAAGGGCCGCACCCTCGTGAATCTGACCGCCGACACCCCGGCGCGCGCCCGGGACACGGCCCACTGGGCCGCTGCCCACGGGATCCGCTACCTGGACGGCGCGATCATGACCCCGGCGCCCAGCATCGGAACACCGGAGGCAGTCTTCCTGCACAGCGGGCCGCGGTCCCTGTACGACGAGCACCGCCCGGTGCTGGAGGCGCTCGGCGGCACGCACACCCACCTCGGCGAGGAGATCGGGCGGGCAGCCACGTTCGACATCGCGCTGCTCGACATCTTCTGGACCGCGATGGCGGGCTACGCCCACGCCGTGGCGATCGCCCGGGCGGAGGGCGTCACCGCCGGGGAACTGGCTCCTTTCGCGCAGGGCATCGGCGCGATCCTGCCGCCGCTGTTCGCCGGGTTCGCCCGGGACGCCGACGAGGGCACCTACTCCGGGGAGATCAACCCCATCACCTCGGCCGTGTCGGCCATGTCCCATGTCGTCGCCGTCTCCGAGTCCCACGGCATCGACGCGGCCGTGATGCGCGCGGCCGAGGGCATGGCCCGGCGCGTCGTCGGCCTCGGCCACGGCACGGACGGATTCATCCGGGTCGCGGAGGTACTGAGCCGACGCTGA
- a CDS encoding LacI family DNA-binding transcriptional regulator, translating to MATIQDVAKAAGVSAMTVSNVINDHPHVRPATRERVLAAMARLDYRVNVAARNLRKGRTGTIGLAVPEVNRPYYGRLAAAIITAAGRHGLRVSIEQTGARRENELAALSSSRNRLYDGLILSTVGMGPADVEALEVDHPVVILGERIFGGPVDHVAMPNVEASAAATRHLIDRGCRRVAVVRGPLRDEVDVSSLRHTGYRQALRAAGLPADAALVHSVPELTMAEGARRARAMVAGGLDFDGVFCVTDTVAMGVLRGLADAGVRVPEQVKVIGFDNVDESAFLVPSLSTVDPDHDLMAERAVGLLAARLGSAGPPADQEEFVGPFSLVPRESTAR from the coding sequence GTGGCGACGATCCAGGACGTGGCGAAGGCGGCCGGGGTGTCGGCGATGACCGTCTCCAATGTCATCAACGACCACCCCCATGTCCGCCCCGCCACCCGGGAGCGCGTCCTCGCGGCGATGGCCCGGCTCGACTACCGGGTCAATGTGGCCGCCCGCAACCTCCGCAAGGGCCGCACCGGCACCATCGGCCTCGCGGTCCCCGAAGTGAACCGCCCGTACTACGGCCGCCTGGCCGCGGCCATCATCACCGCGGCCGGGCGGCACGGCCTGCGGGTGAGCATCGAGCAGACCGGCGCCCGCCGGGAGAACGAGCTGGCGGCACTGTCGTCGTCCCGCAACCGGCTCTACGACGGGCTCATCCTCAGTACGGTCGGGATGGGCCCGGCCGATGTCGAGGCGCTCGAGGTGGACCACCCGGTGGTGATCCTCGGCGAGCGGATCTTCGGGGGGCCCGTGGACCATGTGGCCATGCCCAACGTCGAGGCGTCGGCCGCCGCCACGCGGCATCTGATCGACCGGGGCTGCCGGCGGGTGGCGGTGGTGCGCGGTCCGCTGCGTGACGAGGTCGACGTGTCGAGCCTGCGCCACACCGGCTACCGGCAGGCGCTCCGGGCCGCCGGGCTGCCCGCCGATGCGGCCCTGGTGCACAGCGTGCCGGAGCTGACCATGGCGGAGGGGGCCCGGCGGGCGCGGGCGATGGTCGCGGGCGGGCTGGACTTCGACGGCGTGTTCTGTGTGACGGACACGGTGGCGATGGGCGTGCTGCGGGGGCTGGCGGACGCGGGGGTGCGGGTGCCGGAGCAGGTCAAGGTGATCGGCTTCGACAACGTCGACGAGAGCGCCTTCCTCGTCCCGTCACTGTCCACGGTGGATCCGGATCACGACCTGATGGCCGAGCGCGCCGTCGGCCTGCTCGCCGCCCGGCTGGGCAGCGCGGGGCCGCCGGCGGACCAGGAGGAGTTCGTCGGCCCGTTCTCGCTGGTGCCGCGCGAGTCGACCGCCCGCTGA
- the proS gene encoding proline--tRNA ligase, translating into MAKAPVLTPRAEDFPRWYQDLITKAELADNGPVRGTMVIRPYGYGLWERMQQEMDARIKATGTQNAYFPLLIPESYLTREAEHVEGFAPELAVVTHAGGKELEEPVVVRPTSETIVNEYFAKWVRSYRDLPLLINQWANVVRWELRPRLFLRTTEFLWQEGHTAHATYEEARDFAARVQSEVYGAFLRDVLAMDFVSGRKTARERFAGAVNTLTLESMMGDGKALQMVTSHELGQNFAKAFHTRYLSKDGCQEYVWQTSWGSTTRMIGALVMAHGDDDGLRVPPRLAPVQAVVLAVKGDEEVSSAVRALGERLREAGVRVHVDDRTDVPFGRRAVDWELKGVPVRIEVGPRELEHGTAVLVRRIPGSKEPVAAAALPSLLPGVLADDQALLLAQSRRRREDRTVEVTTIEEAAEAASGGWARIPWEALGPAGEAGLNELGMSVRCLVTADGQVPASEDEPGVVAVVGRAY; encoded by the coding sequence ATGGCAAAAGCACCCGTTCTCACGCCCCGGGCGGAGGACTTCCCGCGCTGGTACCAGGACCTGATCACCAAGGCGGAGCTGGCCGACAACGGCCCGGTGCGCGGCACCATGGTCATCCGACCGTACGGGTACGGCCTGTGGGAGCGGATGCAGCAGGAGATGGACGCCCGCATCAAGGCGACCGGCACCCAGAACGCGTACTTCCCGCTGCTCATCCCGGAGTCGTACCTGACCAGGGAGGCCGAGCACGTCGAGGGCTTCGCGCCCGAGCTGGCGGTCGTCACCCATGCGGGCGGCAAGGAGCTGGAGGAGCCCGTCGTGGTCCGCCCCACCTCCGAGACGATCGTCAACGAGTACTTCGCCAAGTGGGTGCGGAGCTACCGCGATCTGCCCCTGCTCATCAACCAGTGGGCCAACGTGGTGCGCTGGGAACTGCGCCCGCGCCTGTTCCTGCGCACCACGGAGTTCCTGTGGCAGGAGGGCCACACCGCGCACGCCACCTACGAGGAGGCCCGGGACTTCGCGGCACGCGTCCAGAGCGAGGTCTACGGCGCCTTCCTGCGCGACGTCCTCGCCATGGACTTCGTCTCCGGGCGCAAGACGGCACGGGAGCGGTTCGCCGGCGCGGTCAACACCCTCACGCTCGAGAGCATGATGGGTGACGGCAAGGCACTCCAGATGGTCACCAGCCACGAGCTGGGCCAGAACTTCGCCAAGGCGTTCCACACGCGGTACCTGTCGAAGGACGGGTGCCAGGAGTACGTCTGGCAGACCTCCTGGGGCTCCACCACCCGCATGATCGGCGCGCTGGTGATGGCGCACGGTGACGACGACGGGCTGCGCGTCCCGCCCCGGCTGGCACCGGTCCAGGCGGTGGTCCTCGCCGTCAAGGGCGACGAGGAGGTGTCGTCCGCCGTCCGCGCGCTCGGCGAGCGGCTGCGGGAGGCCGGCGTGCGCGTCCACGTCGACGACCGCACCGACGTGCCCTTCGGCCGGCGTGCGGTCGACTGGGAGCTGAAGGGCGTGCCCGTACGGATCGAGGTGGGCCCGCGCGAGCTGGAGCACGGCACCGCCGTACTGGTCCGCCGCATCCCGGGCAGCAAGGAGCCGGTCGCCGCCGCGGCGCTGCCCTCGCTGCTGCCCGGGGTGCTGGCGGACGACCAGGCCCTGCTGCTGGCGCAGTCCCGCCGGCGCCGTGAGGACCGCACGGTCGAGGTGACCACGATCGAGGAGGCCGCCGAGGCCGCGAGCGGCGGCTGGGCCCGTATCCCCTGGGAGGCACTGGGCCCGGCCGGCGAGGCCGGGCTGAACGAGCTGGGCATGTCGGTGCGGTGCCTGGTCACGGCGGACGGCCAGGTGCCGGCGAGTGAGGACGAACCGGGGGTCGTCGCGGTGGTGGGCCGGGCCTATTGA
- a CDS encoding GDSL-type esterase/lipase family protein, whose translation MHTIPLTPELLRGALDFEHTQHGLLPHRLPAHARAQCADPQLAMVESQPSGVRLVFRTRATSIELDALPTKRVYVGAPPRPDGVYDLLLDGRLAGSGRVDGGNTLTIDMTTGSAEHRHGQVGTLRFTGLPDTAKDVEIWLPHNETTELVALRTDAPVEPVADRGRKVWLHHGSSISHGSDAASPTTTWPALAAALGRVELINLGLGGSALLDPFTARTLRDAPADLISVKLGINLVNADLMRLRAFGPAVHGFLDTIRDGHPDTPLLVVSPILCPIHEDTPGPSAPDFSAVSEGRLRFRAAGDPAETASGKLTLNVIRKELARIVRERAAGDRNLHHLDGRDLYGEADFGELPLPDDIHPDAAAHRRIGERFAARVFAPGGPFADGAA comes from the coding sequence ATGCACACCATCCCCCTCACCCCCGAACTCCTGCGCGGCGCACTCGACTTCGAACACACCCAGCACGGACTGCTGCCGCACCGGCTGCCCGCCCACGCCCGCGCGCAGTGCGCCGACCCGCAGCTGGCCATGGTGGAGTCCCAGCCCTCCGGCGTACGGCTGGTGTTCCGCACCCGCGCGACCAGCATCGAGCTGGACGCCCTGCCGACCAAGCGGGTCTACGTCGGCGCGCCGCCCCGTCCGGACGGCGTGTACGACCTGCTCCTCGACGGACGGCTCGCCGGCAGCGGCCGGGTCGACGGCGGCAACACACTCACGATCGACATGACAACGGGCAGCGCCGAACACCGGCACGGCCAGGTCGGCACCCTCCGTTTCACCGGACTGCCCGACACGGCCAAGGACGTGGAGATCTGGCTGCCGCACAACGAGACGACCGAACTCGTCGCGCTCAGGACCGATGCGCCGGTCGAGCCCGTGGCGGACCGGGGCCGCAAGGTGTGGCTGCACCACGGCAGTTCGATCAGCCACGGCTCCGACGCCGCGAGCCCGACGACCACCTGGCCGGCCCTCGCCGCCGCCCTGGGCCGGGTGGAGCTGATCAACCTGGGGCTGGGCGGCAGTGCCCTGCTCGACCCGTTCACCGCGCGCACCCTGCGCGACGCCCCCGCCGACCTGATCAGCGTCAAGCTCGGCATCAACCTGGTCAACGCCGACCTGATGCGGCTGCGCGCGTTCGGCCCCGCCGTGCACGGCTTCCTCGACACCATCCGCGACGGCCACCCCGACACACCGCTGCTCGTCGTCTCGCCGATCCTGTGCCCCATCCACGAGGACACGCCGGGTCCCAGCGCCCCCGACTTCTCCGCGGTGAGCGAGGGCCGGCTGCGGTTCCGGGCCGCCGGGGACCCGGCGGAGACGGCGAGCGGGAAGCTCACCTTGAACGTCATCCGCAAGGAACTGGCCCGGATCGTGCGCGAGCGGGCCGCCGGGGACCGGAACCTGCACCACCTCGACGGCCGCGACCTGTACGGCGAGGCCGACTTCGGCGAGCTGCCGCTGCCCGACGACATCCACCCGGACGCCGCCGCGCACCGTCGCATCGGCGAGCGGTTCGCCGCCCGCGTGTTCGCCCCGGGCGGCCCCTTCGCGGACGGCGCCGCCTGA
- a CDS encoding glycoside hydrolase family 27 protein: MADRPLPDRRLRPPMGWNSWDCYGTTVTEDEVLANAEFLHDRLLPHGWDTVVVDIQWYEPTARAHGYNPDAPLVLDAYGRQLPAPGRFPSASGGAGFAPLARRVHDLGLRFGLHIMRGIPRRAVAARLPVHGTDFTADEIADTGSVCPWNSDNYGLDHDHPGAQAYYDSQIAQFAQWGVDFIKADDMLFPYHEREIAAYARAIERGGRRIELSLSPGTDVSLARLDHLREHATMWRVCDDLWDRWTDVEAQFARMARWAPWQGEGGWADADMLPLGRIGIRAERGEDRLSRLTRPEQISLLTLWLISRSPLMMGGDLPTSPPETIELLANDEALAVLWHSTGNREVLREGDLVLWTARDTDGHSRYAAVFSLADGPRRYEVPLGSLGARPADRVRELWSRTAVAHDGRRLTVDVPAHGAALYRLAEDSGRE, encoded by the coding sequence ATGGCGGACCGCCCCCTGCCCGACCGCCGGCTGCGACCCCCGATGGGGTGGAACAGCTGGGACTGCTACGGCACGACCGTCACCGAGGACGAGGTGCTCGCCAACGCGGAATTCCTGCACGACCGTCTGCTCCCCCACGGCTGGGACACGGTCGTGGTGGACATCCAATGGTACGAGCCGACGGCCCGCGCCCACGGCTACAACCCGGACGCGCCGCTGGTCCTGGACGCGTACGGCCGCCAGCTCCCGGCGCCGGGCCGGTTCCCCTCCGCGTCCGGAGGGGCCGGCTTCGCACCGCTGGCCCGGCGGGTGCACGACCTCGGGCTGCGCTTCGGCCTGCACATCATGCGCGGCATCCCCCGCCGGGCCGTGGCCGCCCGGCTGCCCGTGCACGGCACGGACTTCACCGCCGACGAGATCGCCGACACCGGCTCGGTCTGTCCCTGGAACTCCGACAACTACGGCCTTGACCACGACCATCCGGGCGCCCAGGCCTACTACGACTCCCAGATCGCCCAATTCGCCCAGTGGGGCGTGGACTTCATCAAGGCCGACGACATGCTCTTCCCGTACCACGAGCGGGAGATCGCTGCCTACGCGCGGGCGATCGAGCGCGGCGGCCGGAGAATCGAGCTGAGCCTGTCCCCCGGCACCGACGTCTCCCTCGCCCGTCTGGACCATCTGCGCGAGCACGCCACCATGTGGCGGGTCTGCGACGACCTGTGGGACCGCTGGACGGATGTCGAAGCCCAGTTCGCGCGGATGGCGCGGTGGGCGCCCTGGCAGGGCGAGGGCGGCTGGGCGGACGCCGACATGCTGCCGCTGGGCCGTATCGGCATCCGCGCCGAACGCGGCGAGGACCGGCTGTCCCGGCTCACCCGGCCGGAGCAGATCAGCCTGCTCACCCTGTGGCTGATCTCCCGGTCGCCGCTGATGATGGGCGGCGACCTGCCGACCAGTCCGCCGGAGACCATCGAACTCCTCGCCAACGACGAGGCGTTGGCCGTCCTGTGGCACAGCACCGGCAACCGCGAGGTACTGCGCGAGGGCGACCTGGTGCTGTGGACCGCCCGGGACACCGACGGGCACAGCCGTTACGCCGCCGTGTTCTCCCTCGCCGACGGACCCCGCCGGTACGAGGTCCCGCTCGGCTCGCTCGGTGCCCGGCCCGCCGACCGGGTCCGGGAGCTGTGGAGCCGTACGGCGGTCGCGCACGACGGCCGCCGGCTGACCGTCGACGTCCCCGCTCACGGCGCCGCCCTCTATCGTCTTGCGGAGGACAGCGGGCGGGAGTGA